From a single Chloroflexota bacterium genomic region:
- a CDS encoding signal peptidase I, producing MQFTFFWLFFAPTQIGGKSSYVILIGNSMLPTYERGDLVVVRPAKQYTIGDVVAYQHPEIGVVFHRIIDFDNSSFVMKGDHNFWLDSHHPKQNEIVGKLWLHIPSMGGLLMQLRTPRNFTLFVTAMIGALLFIDFQQNPKRMKRMSETKYNPMELLILFSVIAIASLVLGVVAFTKPIFTVKDKQIPYIHNGVFAYTAEVPDGVYDTNTVQPGEPIYRQVANRFTVSFDYAFITTETSDLLMNSQLFAEISNSSGWKRTLELQPSTTVGDTLSLVAVVNFADIQAFIDALETQAEVQDKTYILTIRPVIILDGQLAGINYQDHFSPELAFTFEDLVVAPIQPSAEEDPFFPQTTGMLTYASTATNTLPILGFDISVPLARMLSIITLLAYLYSLVVLFLLVKPKQDVGEVSRIQMLYGNQIVSITSFTSPQNLTEVGNIAELAKIANDHNKVILHLEHRNMHHYFVQLDEITFLYRILITQNLKELPGGKVP from the coding sequence TTGCAATTTACCTTTTTCTGGTTATTTTTTGCCCCCACGCAAATCGGCGGGAAATCTTCCTATGTAATACTAATTGGGAATAGTATGCTGCCGACGTATGAGCGCGGTGATTTAGTCGTTGTCCGCCCTGCAAAGCAATATACTATCGGGGATGTGGTCGCTTATCAACATCCCGAAATTGGGGTGGTTTTTCATCGAATTATCGATTTCGACAATTCCAGCTTTGTGATGAAGGGAGACCATAATTTTTGGTTAGACTCTCATCATCCCAAACAAAATGAAATTGTCGGCAAATTGTGGCTTCATATACCCTCTATGGGCGGCTTATTGATGCAATTACGCACGCCCCGCAATTTCACCTTATTCGTCACAGCTATGATTGGCGCCTTATTATTTATCGATTTTCAGCAAAACCCCAAAAGGATGAAAAGAATGTCGGAAACAAAATATAACCCGATGGAATTGCTGATTTTGTTTTCTGTAATCGCCATTGCGAGCCTGGTACTGGGTGTGGTTGCGTTTACCAAACCCATTTTTACGGTAAAAGATAAGCAAATTCCTTATATTCACAATGGCGTGTTCGCTTATACTGCGGAAGTACCAGATGGTGTTTACGATACCAACACCGTGCAGCCAGGTGAACCCATATACCGTCAGGTAGCCAACCGATTCACCGTTTCGTTCGATTACGCTTTCATCACAACCGAGACATCAGACCTTTTAATGAATTCTCAGCTCTTCGCAGAAATTAGCAATTCAAGCGGCTGGAAACGCACACTGGAGCTGCAGCCATCCACCACCGTTGGCGATACCCTCTCTTTAGTTGCTGTGGTTAATTTTGCAGATATACAGGCATTTATTGATGCACTTGAAACGCAAGCTGAAGTGCAAGATAAAACCTACATTTTAACCATCCGTCCAGTCATTATACTGGATGGGCAACTGGCAGGCATCAATTACCAGGATCATTTTTCGCCAGAATTGGCATTCACCTTCGAAGATTTAGTCGTCGCGCCAATACAACCCTCGGCGGAAGAAGACCCCTTCTTCCCACAAACGACTGGAATGCTCACGTATGCCAGCACGGCCACCAATACACTCCCCATATTAGGATTTGATATTAGCGTTCCGTTGGCGCGGATGCTCTCTATAATCACCCTGCTCGCTTACCTTTATAGCCTGGTCGTACTTTTTTTGCTTGTAAAGCCAAAACAGGATGTCGGCGAAGTCTCGCGCATTCAAATGCTGTATGGAAATCAAATTGTTTCGATAACCAGTTTTACATCGCCACAAAATCTGACCGAAGTCGGCAATATCGCCGAGCTGGCAAAAATTGCCAATGACCATAATAAAGTTATTTTGCATTTAGAACATCGCAATATGCATCATTATTTTGTTCAATTAGATGAAATCACATTTTTGTATCGGATTTTGATCACTCAGAACTTAAAAGAACTCCCTGGAGGCAAAGTACCATGA